From a region of the Impatiens glandulifera chromosome 4, dImpGla2.1, whole genome shotgun sequence genome:
- the LOC124936318 gene encoding SKP1-like protein 1B — MSNFKKIVLKSSDDQTFEMDEIVAHQSQTLRHMIEDSCADTVIPVPNITGKIMAKVIEYCNRHAETPKSEEKTFDEELKKFDEDFVQVDQGILFDLILAANYLEIKTLLDLTCEAVAEMIKGKTPEEIRMTFNIKNDFTPEEEEEVRKENAWAFE, encoded by the exons ATGTCGAACTTCAAAAAGATTGTGTTGAAAAGTTCCGATGATCAAACATTCGAGATGGATGAAATCGTTGCACATCAATCGCAAACGCTGCGGCACATGATCGAAGATAGTTGCGCCGATACCGTCATTCCTGTTCCCAATATCACCGGCAAGATTATGGCCAAGGTTATTGAGTATTGTAATCGACACGCCGAAACACCCAAATCCGAAGAAAAGACTTTTGATGAAGAACTCAAGAAATTTGATGAAGATTTCGTTCAAGTCGATCAGGGCATTCTCTTTGATCTTATTctg GCTGCAAATTACTTGGAGATAAAAACCCTACTGGATTTAACATGTGAGGCTGTGGCAGAGATGATTAAGGGAAAGACTCCTGAAGAGATTCGTATGACTTTTAATATCAAGAATGATTTTACtccagaggaagaagaagaagttcgAAAGGAGAATGCTTGGGCTTTTGAGTAA
- the LOC124935426 gene encoding uncharacterized protein LOC124935426 — translation MAEEIGVSVLGKIAELLLIEPIQRELGYLFCFSSNFQELETQLTQLKATSNDVQGRQDAKKYEGKTLGDSVQLWIGDAKGKIEEAESLIKEKAEVQKGCFSIKWCSNISLRFSLGRKGKKLSLLLVELLRRGGELPSEGYDLPVQPRSCWRKYNSDDLDFESRTKIKEDIVEKLLDEETMLVGICGMGGVGKTTLAKQVLQELEIPCVEVLSMKSIPNIKTLCNILLPSLQKLKIDSCDDFQYVDFFDSLVISHLRNLIIKNCTKLKGVVGVTTGAEEQQRKSIEFPNLSTLELESLVELASFVIDVSNLGDKEEKSQSALFYQDDYQVSFPCLEDLQIKKLSKINYIIGRKREQLRGHHDHDDIEEGHGRKIQQPILLLFPNLKRLELYDLEELLSFVGVMNNNMDNNCKNQNALFHLDDDEVWFPCLDELVIEGLSKINYIVGWKEGEGHHHHKTFPVLHRLELHRLSNLIHVYEINEQPGLGGVLLFQNMTDLRVGGCGKLRYLFSENIGRVAVENLRWIHINDCGMMEVVMKNIEDDRTERGSNNSVDGNSRHFFPLLRRLLLWNLSGLRSFSDVAYTWELPSLYCIEVFRCPKLEALSPGYLDSPMLKKFEYDDRNVYNTWKGDVNDALRHLFLSRYSLPLSLSFIKRKENGEDEYEEYLEKRKRMKMMKRD, via the exons ATGGCAGAAGAGATTGGTGTGAGTGTACTAGGAAAGATCGCAGAGTTGCTGCTGATTGAGCCAATTCAACGAGAACTTGGTTATCTATTCTGCTTCAGCAGTAACTTTCAAGAGCTCGAAACTCAACTAACCCAACTAAAAGCAACCAGCAACGATGTACAAGGAAGGCAAGATGCAAAAAAGTACGAGGGAAAAACTCTGGGTGATAGCGTCCAGTTATGGATTGGGGATGCAAAAGGAAAAATTGAAGAAGCGGAGAGTCTTATCAAAGAGAAGGCCGAGGTTCAAAAGGGGTGTTTCTCCATCAAATGGTGTTCTAATATAAGCTTGCGCTTTTCATTGGGCAGGAAAGGTAAGAAGTTATCTCTCCTTCTCGTCGAGCTTCTTAGACGTGGTGGTGAGCTGCCGAGCGAAGGTTATGACTTGCCCGTGCAGCCCAGAAGCTGCTGGAGAAAGTACAATAGCGATGATTTGGATTTTGAGAGTCGAACAAAGATTAAAGAAGACATCGTTGAGAAGTTACTGGACGAAGAAACAATGTTAGTAGGGATATGCGGAATGGGAGGAGTTGGAAAGACCACTCTCGCCAAACAAGTCCTCCAAGAG ttGGAAATACCTTGCGTGGAGGTGCTGAGTATGAAATCTATtccaaatattaaaacattGTGCAACATCTTGCTACCATCACTGCAAAAGTTGAAAATTGATAGTTGTGATGACTTTCAATATGTTGACTTCTTTGATAGCTTGGTTATTTCTCATCTTAgaaatttaatcattaaaaattgTACAAAGTTGAAAGGAGTAGTAGGAGTAACAACGGGGGCAGAAGAGCAACAGAGAAAATCAATTGAATTCCCTAATTTGTCAACATTGGAACTTGAATCCTTAGTCGAACTCGCGAGTTTTGTCATCGACGTCAGCAATTTGGGTGACAAAGAGGAAAAGTCGCAAAGTGCACTATTTTATCAAGATGATTATCag GTCTCGTTTCCCTGCTTAGAAGATTTGCAAATAAAGAAATTGtcaaagataaattatataataggaAGGAAACGTGAACAATTAAGAGGACATCATGATCATGATGATATCGAGGAAGGCCATGGAAGGAAAATTCAACAacccatattattattattccctAATTTGAAGAGATTGGAGCTTTATGATTTAGAGGAACTCTTGAGTTTTGTTGGAGTGATGAACAACAATATGGACAACAATTGCAAAAATCAAAATGCACTCTTTCATCTCGATGATGATGAG GTCTGGTTTCCTTGCTTAGATGAGTTGGTGATAGAGGGATTGtcaaagataaattatatagtaGGATGGAAAGAAGGAGAAGGACATCATCATCATAAGACATTTCCCGTATTACATCGCTTGGAGTTGCATAGATTAAGCAATTTAATACATGTGTATGAAATCAACGAGCAGCCAGGACTAGGAGGAGTgcttttatttcaaaacatgACAGACCTGAGAGTTGGTGGATGTGGGAAATTGAGATATTTGTTTTCGGAGAATATAGGTAGAGTCGCTGTCGAGAACCTTCGGTGGATACATATCAATGATTGTGGAATGATGGAAGTGGTGATGAAGAATATTGAGGATGATAGAACTGAAAGAGGAAGTAATAATTCTGTCGACGGAAATAGTCGTCATTTCTTTCCACTCCTTCGACGATTGTTACTTTGGAATCTATCAGGTTTGAGGAGCTTTAGTGATGTTGCTTATACTTGGGAGTTGCCATCACTATATTGTATAGAAGTGTTCAGATGTCCGAAGCTAGAGGCACTCTCTCCCGGCTATTTGGATTCTCCAATGCTGAAGAAATTCGAATATGATGATAGAAATGTATATAATACTTGGAAAGGTGACGTTAACGATGCATTGCGTCATCTTTTTTTATCAAGGTACTCTCTCCCACTCTCTCTCTcatttataa AGAGGAAAGAGAATGGAGAAGATGAATATGAAGAATATCTAGAAAAACGAAAgagaatgaagatgatgaagagagACTAG